The genome window TGGTGACGAGATATAGGTTAGGATACAATAACTAACCACAAATAAACACATTCCTATAAAATATTGCTTATTGTCCGATATTTTTTTCATCATCCATGTAACAATACCTACACAAAAAACTACCAGTATAGTATTTTCCGCATGAAGAATCCCCACCATATTGATACCATTTACAGGAAGGATTCCAAAAAGGTTAGTATCTTGCATTGTATCTCTTAAGTGAATGGCAATATAATTTGTTAAGTGGCTCTCAAGAGAGAAGATAAGGAAGCAGGAAAGTAAGTAAATCATAAAAGTCCGGTCTTTCCAGACATGAAGATAATTAGACCAAATAGTAAATTTAGATTTATTGTCGCTCCTTAAAAATTTATTTTTCATAAGAGATTCTTTAATAAATAAATAGGTAACTAAGCTTGATCCAAGTGACACAATACCAACTGATAGGAAGAAATAGAAATGATAGTCAATAAAGAAAAATGCTCCTGTGATAGTACCAAGTGCGGTTGCTAAATTTGCTAGCCAATACATCGCTGTAAAAACAAATTTCCGTTGCTCTGCCAATACTAAATCATGAATCATTGCTGTAGATGCAGGGAAAAACATGCCATTAAAAAATAAATTAATCATAAATAAACCTGCGCTTATATATGGTAGATTAATCCGTGGTGAATTAAAGACTGCAATAAAAAGATAGGTTATTCCTATGCCCGCTTCTGCTATTATCATCATTTTTCTTCTCCCGATTCTATCTGCCAAGTAGCCGCCGATTAATGCGCCAACTATACCAGAGAGAATGACTATGATGACAATTACTCCTGTTACCGTTGTTCCGATTAGTGAGCTAAAATAAACAGATATATAAGGGATGATTGCACTTGATGTTAAAGAAGTAACAAACTGTAAATACATGCGGATACGAAGGGAAATATGTAATTGGCTAAATGTTTTCATCGGCATATTCCCCTTCCATACCAAATAAACGGTAAGCTTGATTTGTAAATGTGCTTGTAAACATAGCATGCGCATGATCTGAATAGGTTAACCGAGCTCCCATTAGGAAAGCCAGATATCCATACCCCACCTCTTTGGAGTTACTTTTTGGCAAGAAGCCTTTTTCCATTCCTATATGAACAATTTCTTGAATATAAACTAAAAATAGTTCAACAAATTCATCTAATGCATGAATTTCAGCGAATCTATCTGGCTGCCCAATCACATATTGCACAATACGAAGTTCTTTTTCGGACTCCATGAATAAATTCAGATGTTTTCGAATGATATATTTAAGTTTTTCTTCAGTTAAATCAGTAAGTTCATTTTTGGTTTCATTTATTATCTCCTTAAATAATTGGAGAGGTCTATTTACACATTCTGTAAACAAAGTTTCTTTATTTTCATAATAAGTAAATACCGTTCCAAAACTAACACCTGCTTCTGCAGCAATATCCTTAATGGTTGTTTTA of Niallia circulans contains these proteins:
- a CDS encoding MFS transporter; the encoded protein is MKTFSQLHISLRIRMYLQFVTSLTSSAIIPYISVYFSSLIGTTVTGVIVIIVILSGIVGALIGGYLADRIGRRKMMIIAEAGIGITYLFIAVFNSPRINLPYISAGLFMINLFFNGMFFPASTAMIHDLVLAEQRKFVFTAMYWLANLATALGTITGAFFFIDYHFYFFLSVGIVSLGSSLVTYLFIKESLMKNKFLRSDNKSKFTIWSNYLHVWKDRTFMIYLLSCFLIFSLESHLTNYIAIHLRDTMQDTNLFGILPVNGINMVGILHAENTILVVFCVGIVTWMMKKISDNKQYFIGMCLFVVSYCILTYISSPLWLIMMMLFISIGELMYVPINQSILADLVNENYRSSYLALNGLIGQGQMIVAGLAITISTQISALTMSLGLFSFGILGLLLMGYVVKKETNSKKQMNITQTV
- a CDS encoding TetR/AcrR family transcriptional regulator, whose protein sequence is MAKPRSEQKKEDIYQAALKLFSHNGFSKTTIKDIAAEAGVSFGTVFTYYENKETLFTECVNRPLQLFKEIINETKNELTDLTEEKLKYIIRKHLNLFMESEKELRIVQYVIGQPDRFAEIHALDEFVELFLVYIQEIVHIGMEKGFLPKSNSKEVGYGYLAFLMGARLTYSDHAHAMFTSTFTNQAYRLFGMEGEYADENI